One Brachyspira suanatina DNA segment encodes these proteins:
- a CDS encoding protein-disulfide reductase DsbD family protein, whose translation MNIRLLRYIIITIFIAAYISLAQNNNLLNLNQFDSLNKNPEINFTLETNNNKLTVKAIIPNNYYAYLESSIANKILFFADNKEINTTYPKGEKYHDDTIIKGEQEFILNNIDINKINFIKTTYQLCSAKDNVCLQPQSKVIYGEEIDILNTNITDEKPENATSIENYIKGSDNIFITLILIFAAGLASVLLPCTYPLLSITVSILGTTTDEKNNKKSSVLASLLFALGVITTYTLLGAVVSVAGFAFHKTILFGSIGYNPIVLTILVLLFLYFTFSMAGFYEIKAPSFLQSAKTNAYSKKNQSIFHKYIMGLLAGIVATPCAAPIIAVILEIGFLNPVFATLYMAVYALGFASVLFILGTFASILTKMPKAGTWMVYVKYIFTFLMMIISFYYANILYGVIGFNKISYILASATILVFAVLVYIIKNKSAMLSALEIKIFVSVVIISIALGSTYGFIKQKNEVSNHITYSEALELSKQNNKPILIDFSAVWCANCYELKEKVFVNEELKKIIDDNLIFTEVDVDKYKNISDEYNVKWLPWIIVIDSDKNILYTKNSFSSFDDKMALSIKEELEKVINK comes from the coding sequence ATGAATATAAGATTATTAAGGTATATAATAATTACAATTTTTATTGCAGCATATATTTCGCTTGCTCAAAATAATAATTTACTCAATTTAAACCAATTTGATTCATTAAATAAAAATCCTGAAATTAATTTTACTTTAGAAACTAATAATAACAAATTAACAGTAAAAGCAATAATACCAAATAATTATTATGCATATTTAGAATCAAGCATAGCAAATAAAATTTTATTCTTTGCAGACAATAAAGAAATAAATACAACTTATCCTAAAGGTGAAAAATATCATGATGATACTATAATAAAAGGCGAACAAGAGTTTATATTAAATAACATTGATATAAATAAAATCAACTTTATAAAAACAACTTATCAATTATGCTCAGCAAAAGACAATGTATGTTTGCAGCCTCAAAGTAAAGTAATATATGGAGAAGAAATTGATATACTAAATACTAATATAACAGATGAAAAACCAGAGAATGCTACTTCTATAGAAAACTATATAAAAGGAAGCGATAATATATTTATAACTTTAATTTTAATATTTGCAGCGGGACTTGCTTCTGTGCTTTTGCCTTGTACCTATCCCCTACTATCAATTACAGTGTCTATTTTAGGAACCACAACAGACGAAAAAAACAATAAAAAATCAAGCGTATTAGCTTCGCTTTTATTTGCATTGGGTGTAATAACAACATACACTCTTTTGGGTGCTGTAGTTTCTGTGGCTGGATTTGCTTTTCATAAAACAATTCTATTTGGAAGTATTGGATATAATCCTATTGTTTTAACTATATTAGTATTATTATTTTTATACTTTACATTTTCAATGGCAGGATTTTATGAGATTAAAGCTCCTTCATTTTTACAGTCTGCCAAAACAAATGCATACAGTAAAAAAAATCAATCAATATTCCATAAATATATAATGGGACTTCTTGCTGGAATAGTTGCTACTCCTTGTGCTGCTCCTATAATAGCGGTTATATTAGAAATAGGTTTTCTTAATCCTGTGTTCGCCACTCTATACATGGCTGTTTATGCTTTGGGTTTCGCTTCTGTATTATTCATTCTTGGTACATTTGCTTCAATACTTACAAAAATGCCTAAGGCTGGAACTTGGATGGTATATGTTAAATATATTTTCACTTTCCTAATGATGATAATAAGTTTCTATTATGCTAATATACTTTACGGCGTAATTGGATTTAATAAAATAAGTTATATACTTGCTTCAGCTACAATATTAGTATTTGCAGTATTAGTTTACATAATAAAAAACAAATCTGCTATGTTAAGTGCATTAGAGATAAAAATATTTGTTTCTGTAGTAATTATATCAATAGCTTTAGGATCAACTTACGGATTCATAAAACAAAAGAATGAAGTTTCAAATCATATAACATACAGTGAAGCATTAGAGCTTTCAAAACAAAACAACAAACCGATACTAATAGATTTCTCTGCTGTTTGGTGTGCGAATTGTTATGAGCTTAAAGAGAAAGTATTCGTAAATGAAGAACTAAAAAAAATCATAGATGATAATTTAATTTTTACTGAAGTTGATGTTGATAAATACAAAAATATTTCTGATGAGTATAATGTTAAATGGCTTCCTTGGATAATAGTAATTGACAGCGACAAGAACATATTATACACAAAGAATTCATTTTCAAGTTTCGATGACAAAATGGCTTTGAGTATAAAAGAAGAGTTAGAGAAAGTAATTAATAAATAA